GTAGCGGAGGCAATCAGTTCCACGGCACGGCCTTTGAATACCTGCGCAACAACGCATTCGATGCCATCCCCCCCAACAACAAGGTGAACATACCTCCGGGTACGCCAACCAAAAATCTGGAAAGCATTCTCCGCTACAACGACTTCGGATGGAACTTCGGCGGGCCCATTATCCATAAGAAATTGTTTTTCTTCGTAGGGGAGGAATGGAAGCGGATTCGTCAGCTTGCCGCGTCCCAAAAACTCACGATTCCTACTGCGGCCGAGTTGGCTGGTAACTTCAGTGCTTCAGGGCTGACACCGGCACAGTCACTCAAACTGCCTCCGCCTGCCTTCCGTCCCGCGGGCTGCACGCTCTTGGCTCCGAATGTGTTATCGCCGCAGTGCATCACGCCCGACGGCGCTGCCATCGCTGCGATCTATGCCAAGATGGCGACGGTGGCTTCGACCTTCAGCAACGCGGTCCAAGCTCAAAATGCGCTTTTTCAACCCAACAATCCGCAAAACTGGCGCGAAGATATCGTCCGTATTGACTATCAGCTCAACAACGCCCACAGCATATACGGCCGCTATATTCACGATGACCTTAACCTGATTGACTCCTTTGGGACCTTTGTTCCCGGGGGTAGCCTCCCCACCACTCCCACCAACCGTATACGGCCAGGGTATAGCTATCAGGTAGCCGACGTCTGGATCATCAATCCGCATCTAATCAATGAGGCGAAGTTCAACGTCTCTTGGAACAAGCAGCGCATCCCGCCCGCGGGCAACCTCTGGCAACGGTCAACCTATGGCTTCCAATTCACCCCGCCGCTAGGGTTCGTCGGAACTTTTCCTAATGGAATTCCTCACATTAGCTTCACCGGGATCGGGAATAATGCTCCAACCGCGGGGCCTGCCCAGGCACCAGGTCCATTTTTCTCGTTGCTCGCGCCCACCGTGGATATTAGCCCCTCCGATAACCTAACTTGGACCCTAGGAAGCCACACCCTGAAATTCGGGGTGATGTATGCCCGCAATCGTAAGGACCAGAACTCGCGTACGGATTCTTATAACGGCAGAATAATCTTCCAGGCTGGTGGGAACCCGAACACTACCAACGATCCCTTCGCCGATGCGCTCCTGGGGAACTTTCAAAGCTTCTCGCAACAGTCCGCGGACCCGGTCGGCCACTTCCGCTACAACAACACTGAGGCCTACATTAACGACAACTGGAAGGTCACCCGTAATTTGAGTCTCGAATTGGGTCTTCGTTATCAATACATAGGGCCGACCTACACCCAGGGCAATAACGTCGCCAACTTCGACCCAGCCCTGTACAACCCGGCTGCTGCTCCAACCCTGAGTGGCGGAAATTTCACTATTCCCGGTGGTCCCTTTCTCGACCAGGGATATGTGATTAATGGATTGGTGCGTCCGGGCGCCGTACCTGCAGAGCAGTTGGTTCGCGTGCCCGGCGGAAACAGCGCTTTTGTGCTGGCTGTGCCTGCGGGAGGTTCGCGTGGCCTCTATGGAGGCAAAAATCTGTTCGCGCCGCGCTTTGGTTTTTCCTTCTCGCCGTTTAGCGATGACAAGACCGTCATTCGCGGAGGCTTCGGGATTTTCTACGACAAGCCCGAGGGCAACATCATCTTCGGACAAACTGGCGTAGTGCCTTTTCTGCAGTCGGTACAATACAACAATGCCAATCTGTCGAACATTACCGGCGGCGCCGGGGTTACCCCGACCATCTTTGGCCTGAGCGCGGTAGACCCGAATTTCAAAAACGCCATGAGCATGCAGTACAGCTTTGGCATACAGCACGAACTTCCCTTCGGTGTTCTTATGGAAATGAATTATGTAGGAAACCAGGGGAGGCATGAGGTCCGCCAACCTAACATCAATGTGCCGACCTTTGAAACCGTCAATGCGGTGCTCAACGCTACTCCTGCATTTACAAGGATTACCCAGGTTGTAGTCAACCCCATTCGCCCCTTCGTGGGGTACACCGACATCACTCAGTTCCGCAGCGACAGCAACTCCAACTACAATGCCCTGCAGCTTTTTGCCACCAAGCGTAAGGGCAACCTGCTGGCCACGGCTAGCTATACCTGGTCGAGAGCATTAGGCGACACCAGCGGCATCAACGACAACCCTGAACCTGAATGTGCCTTTACCTGTGTTCTCCCCAACGGTCAAGCAATAACCTGGCGGCGCTTCGATTCCGGGCCGCTGAGTTTTGACCGGCG
The sequence above is drawn from the Terriglobales bacterium genome and encodes:
- a CDS encoding carboxypeptidase regulatory-like domain-containing protein codes for the protein MKTNLNQLKQEAHADRSKRVHFRTSLLLQASGQFRWFALAAFAAVFAVLFLTAFAQPASAQDVFGRISGTVTDTQGAVIPDATITITNEQTKISRSLKTDAHGFYVADDLPVGLYTVGATAQQGFKGLKKTGNDLSAGAHLAVDLQLQVGATTDVVEVTATGETVNTVSGELARTVDTQQVQNLALNERNYVELVSLIPGAALTAFDQTALTTGMSTTASSVNGRRADGNNFTVDGGFNMDSGSNATQLDNVGIDFIQQVSIKTSNFSAEYGRNSGASVNVVTRSGGNQFHGTAFEYLRNNAFDAIPPNNKVNIPPGTPTKNLESILRYNDFGWNFGGPIIHKKLFFFVGEEWKRIRQLAASQKLTIPTAAELAGNFSASGLTPAQSLKLPPPAFRPAGCTLLAPNVLSPQCITPDGAAIAAIYAKMATVASTFSNAVQAQNALFQPNNPQNWREDIVRIDYQLNNAHSIYGRYIHDDLNLIDSFGTFVPGGSLPTTPTNRIRPGYSYQVADVWIINPHLINEAKFNVSWNKQRIPPAGNLWQRSTYGFQFTPPLGFVGTFPNGIPHISFTGIGNNAPTAGPAQAPGPFFSLLAPTVDISPSDNLTWTLGSHTLKFGVMYARNRKDQNSRTDSYNGRIIFQAGGNPNTTNDPFADALLGNFQSFSQQSADPVGHFRYNNTEAYINDNWKVTRNLSLELGLRYQYIGPTYTQGNNVANFDPALYNPAAAPTLSGGNFTIPGGPFLDQGYVINGLVRPGAVPAEQLVRVPGGNSAFVLAVPAGGSRGLYGGKNLFAPRFGFSFSPFSDDKTVIRGGFGIFYDKPEGNIIFGQTGVVPFLQSVQYNNANLSNITGGAGVTPTIFGLSAVDPNFKNAMSMQYSFGIQHELPFGVLMEMNYVGNQGRHEVRQPNINVPTFETVNAVLNATPAFTRITQVVVNPIRPFVGYTDITQFRSDSNSNYNALQLFATKRKGNLLATASYTWSRALGDTSGINDNPEPECAFTCVLPNGQAITWRRFDSGPLSFDRRHIFVVTYNYEFPFFKSQQGPIGVLLGGWQLGGITRAQTGQPLTITATQEVGNQSFTRRADIVPGVPIYSGFTCPPVTKCWFDPGNTGGVTTNTPAFVIASVPTTGAPSGPFNHVGNAPTGNIIGPGYYDWDVSVRKKFRLPRESMGLLFQLDFFNAFNRANWGNPGTSASGGLGIINSAAPPRQLQFGLKFAF